ACAACAAGGTGGTGAGCCTATACCTGGTCGTGAACGAGGCGGGACTGCCGCTGACCGCTGGGGCGCTGCGTGACCGGTCCGACAAGGCCAGGGAAGCGTCCGGCGTGCCCAACGCGGCGTTCCAGTTCCGCGACCTGCGCGCCAAAGCTGGCACCGACAAGACCGAGGCCGCCGGCGACATCCGCCAAGCCCAGAAAT
The Achromobacter sp. AONIH1 DNA segment above includes these coding regions:
- a CDS encoding tyrosine-type recombinase/integrase; the protein is MDLAYLAGQRPADTLRFLETDMRDGFLHVRQGKTAQKLRTEITGELAQVLDRIKARKARYRADNKVVSLYLVVNEAGLPLTAGALRDRSDKAREASGVPNAAFQFRDLRAKAGTDKTEAAGDIRQAQK